One Spiroplasma sp. NBRC 100390 DNA window includes the following coding sequences:
- a CDS encoding uracil-DNA glycosylase, with protein MWIKYAVGWREFFDNEIKKPYFQQLLKNIDNEYEKNICYPLKTDIFRLFTLIEPKDIKVVIIGQDPYHGPGQANGLAFSVNSGVKNPPSLVNIFHELKKDLGVDHHASGNLDHWVKEGVFLYNTIGSVVAKTPLSHKDIGWTTFSQNLIIYLNQMHDDIIYVLWGNYAKQYSEYITNKSNIIKGSHPSPFSYSLFKDQQFFLKINNLLLKNKKNIIEWKM; from the coding sequence ATGTGAATAAAGTATGCGGTTGGTTGGAGAGAGTTTTTTGATAATGAAATTAAAAAACCATATTTTCAACAATTGTTAAAAAATATTGATAATGAGTATGAAAAAAATATTTGTTATCCTTTGAAAACAGATATTTTTCGGCTATTTACTTTAATTGAACCAAAAGATATTAAAGTTGTAATTATTGGTCAAGATCCATACCATGGTCCGGGGCAAGCTAATGGATTAGCTTTTAGTGTTAATAGTGGTGTTAAAAATCCACCAAGTTTAGTTAATATTTTTCATGAATTAAAAAAGGATTTAGGAGTTGACCATCATGCTAGCGGTAATTTAGATCATTGAGTTAAAGAGGGTGTTTTTTTATATAATACAATTGGTAGTGTTGTTGCTAAAACACCACTAAGTCATAAGGACATTGGTTGGACAACCTTTAGTCAAAATCTAATTATTTATTTAAATCAAATGCATGATGACATTATTTATGTTTTATGAGGTAATTATGCCAAACAATATAGTGAATATATTACTAACAAAAGTAACATTATTAAAGGGTCGCATCCATCACCTTTTAGTTATAGTTTGTTTAAGGATCAACAGTTTTTTTTAAAAATTAATAATTTACTTTTAAAAAATAAAAAAAACATAATTGAATGAAAAATGTAA
- a CDS encoding IMPACT family protein — protein MQELKENKIIVSEINIKKSRFVCFLQKVTSEQEALAFIKTNQQTNATHNCYAYIIGKNQNIIRKYDDGEPTNTAGKPILDILLHYHLTNVVCLVIRYFGGIKLGTGGLIRAYANSVKTNLKNSELIPYLEIKEIIIQFPINKIKLVNEYLNYHYQNIKIKKTFNNELISYTFSLATTEIPLLSLWTNNNAIKLIISERKDS, from the coding sequence ATGCAAGAATTAAAAGAGAACAAAATAATTGTTAGTGAAATAAACATTAAAAAATCTCGTTTTGTTTGTTTTCTTCAAAAGGTTACTTCTGAACAAGAAGCGCTCGCCTTTATTAAAACAAACCAGCAAACAAATGCAACTCACAATTGTTATGCCTACATTATTGGAAAAAATCAAAATATTATTCGAAAATACGATGATGGTGAACCAACCAATACTGCTGGAAAACCAATTTTAGACATTTTATTGCATTATCATCTCACCAATGTTGTTTGTTTGGTTATTCGCTATTTTGGGGGTATTAAATTAGGAACTGGTGGATTAATCCGTGCTTATGCAAATAGTGTTAAAACGAATTTAAAAAACAGTGAACTAATCCCTTATTTAGAAATCAAAGAAATTATTATCCAATTTCCCATTAATAAAATTAAACTTGTCAATGAATATTTAAATTATCATTATCAAAACATTAAAATTAAAAAAACTTTTAATAATGAATTAATTAGCTATACCTTTAGTCTTGCAACAACAGAAATTCCTCTTTTGTCCTTATGAACAAACAATAATGCAATTAAATTAATTATTTCCGAACGTAAAGATAGTTAA
- the trmB gene encoding tRNA (guanosine(46)-N7)-methyltransferase TrmB, producing the protein MRLRNKPWAQEYIESNPTVALQNPENYQGQWVKTIFKNNHPLNLEIGTGKGDFIIALAKKYPEQNFLAIERYPSILVLALKKIVAENLPNLKIIAFDAAKLLDIFAPQEVNKIYLNFSDPWPKARHEKRRLTSKKFLEFYQLILQSNGEIHFKTDNDHLFAYSLESFQANNWKVIDYTTDLYHSKYLENNIPTEYERRFVRLGKNINYLYVRK; encoded by the coding sequence ATGAGACTAAGAAATAAACCTTGGGCACAAGAATATATTGAAAGTAATCCAACTGTTGCGTTACAAAATCCAGAAAATTATCAAGGGCAATGAGTAAAAACTATCTTTAAAAATAATCATCCGTTAAATCTTGAAATTGGGACAGGGAAGGGTGATTTTATTATTGCTTTAGCAAAAAAATATCCAGAACAGAATTTTTTAGCAATTGAGCGTTATCCTTCAATTTTAGTTTTAGCATTAAAAAAAATTGTTGCTGAAAATTTGCCAAATTTAAAAATTATTGCTTTTGATGCGGCTAAGTTATTAGATATTTTTGCACCGCAGGAAGTTAATAAAATTTATTTAAATTTTTCTGACCCATGGCCAAAGGCACGGCACGAGAAACGTCGGTTAACTAGCAAAAAATTTTTAGAATTTTACCAATTAATTTTACAATCAAACGGTGAAATTCATTTTAAAACCGATAATGATCATTTATTTGCTTATTCATTAGAATCCTTTCAAGCAAATAACTGGAAAGTTATTGATTACACGACTGATTTATATCATAGTAAGTATCTTGAAAATAATATTCCAACTGAGTATGAACGTCGTTTTGTTCGACTTGGAAAGAATATTAACTATCTTTACGTTCGGAAATAA